A window of Agrobacterium vitis genomic DNA:
GGCTTTTCGCTGGACGATGACTGCGTTCACTCGCCCAATGAAAAATACAACCTCACCTCTTTTCACAAAGGCACCAGATCCTGGGTGCGGATCTTGCACGGCCTGAGCGATGAGGCGATCAACAGGCCGTAAAGCCACCGTCAATTGGGAGAGAGACACCGGTGATCATTGACGCCTCCTCACTCAACAAGAAGCGGATCGGCTTTGCGATGTCATCGACGGTCGCCCACCGTCCCAACGGCATTTTTTGCAGGAAGGGTTCGCCGATCTCCGGGCGGCCCCAATAAAATGCGGACATCTCCGTCATGACCACGGTGGGATTGACGCTATTGACCCGAATTTTGTATTTGCCAAGTTCAAGCGCGCTGACACGGGTAATGCTATCCAGTGCCGCTTTGGAAGACGCATAGGAGACATGGCCCGGCAATGCCGCCAGTGCTGCCTGGCTCGAGACATTGACGATCGACCCGCCCTTCCCTTCTTTGATCATTGAGCGCGATGCGTATTTGGTGACGAGAAGCGCGCCTCTCACATTGATGGCAATGGCTTTGTCGAAGATAGAAATGGCGGTTTCCTGCGGGGTGGCGATTTCGCCGCCAAAGCCACCGCAGTTCACCACCCCCCACAACGCCAAATCCTCTATTGCCCTGCGAATTTCGTCCTCCGAGGTGAGATCGAAAATCAACGTTTCACAACCGGTTTGCGCGGCCAGCTTTTCAAGCTCGTCTCGTGACCTTCCGGCTGCATAGACCCTGGCCCCGGCTTCTTTCAGCTTTTTCACCGTCGCGCCGCCGATTCCACCGCTGGCACCGGTGACGAGGATTGCTTTCCCATCAAGTTCCCACATGAGTATAATCCCGCGTTGATTTGCTTGCTGACTTCTAGGATTACCCACCAATCATCAGCTTGACGATTTCGTCGTGGTTGGTATCGGCAATATTGCGCGTTCCCGCGACAATACCCCGTCTCAGGACAACGATACGGTCCGATACCGCGAATATGTCCTGGAGGTTATGGGAGATGAAAATAACGCCCCTGCCCTGGGCTTTCAGCGATTTGATCAGCGCAACAACTTTACGCTGCTCCGGCACGCCCAGCGCCGCTGTCGGTTCGTCCATGATCAGGATCTTGGCATTCCAGTAAACGGCCCGACCGATTGCCACCGCCTGGCGCTGTCCGCCTGAAAAGTTGCTGACCGGTGCATCCAATCGCTTCACATGAAAGTCGAGAAGCGCCATGGTATCGGCTGCGGCCTTGGCCATCGCCTTCCGATCGAGGACGGGAAGAAAGCCGAAAGCGCGTTTCATTGGCTCACGGCCAAGAAAAATATTTGCGCCAATCGAAAGATTATCGGCAAGCGCCAGGTCCTGATAGATCGTCTCGATCCCTTTTTCACGCGCATCCTGGGGCGAGGAAAAAGCAACCGGGCAGCCATCGATCAGAATTTCACCCGATGTCGGCGAATAGACACCCGAGATCGCCTTGATCATGGTGGTTTTTCCAGCACCATTGTCGCCTGCCAAGGCAACGACCTCACCGGCACCGACCGTCAGCGAGCAATTATCAAGGGCTTTCACCGCGCCGAAATACCGGGAAAAATTGCGGACTTCGAGAAGGGGTGCGACATTACTCAGCATGTTTGACTCCACTGAAGCGGCGTTGCGCCTGGTCGATAAGAACGGAGATGATGATAACGACGCCAACGGCAATGAACTGCCAGAATGGCTCAACATTCATGAAAACCAGGCCGTACTGGATGACCGCAATGACCAGGGCTCCCGCCACCGTTCCGATGATTGTTCCCGAGCCTCCAAACAGGCTGGCGCCGCCAATTACGACGGCAGCCACGCTGTCGAGAAGCAAGGGTTCTCCGGCCTGGGCAGCGCCCGCCGTGAAGCGCGCCGCATATAACGCGCCGCCAAGGCCTGCACAGACCGAAGACAGGATATAAAGTCGCAAAATATGGCCTTTGATATCGATACCTGCCCGGCGTGATGCCTGGGCATTGGCGCCAATCGCGTAATTATGCTGGCCAAAGCGTGTCTGGCTGAGAATGTAATGCATCAACAGCACGAAAACGGCGGTTACCAGAACGAGATACGGTATGCCCTCTATCCGTCCATTTCCCAACATCGCGAAGTAGGAGTTCTTGACAGGTACCGTTGTTCCTCCGGCCAGAAGGAAAGCCGCGCCTCTGGCAACACCGAACATGCCAAGTGTGCCGATAAAAGGGGGCACGTTGAGCCTGGAAATCAGCAACCCGTTGATGATGCCTGGAATTGTCGCGGCGAGGATGGCGACGAGGATGCCGCACACCATCGCAGCCGGCAAAGGCATGAAGACCCCGAAATAATTGGTGGCGTGGGCAGCGACGACCGCCGCAAGCCCCATGATGAAACCCGCAGAAAGATCGATGCCGCCAGAGATGATGACGAAGGTCTGGCCGATTGCCAAAAGAAGAGGCGCAACGGCAAAGACCGCGACAGATTGCCAATTGAAGGGTGAACCAACGAACGTCCCTCCAAAATCTGTCTGCGCCCAAATCTCGAAGATCACAATAAGTGCAGCCAGAAAGACCCACGCCCGCAACTGAGCGATACGCTGCACGATCGTCTTTGTGACGTCGGCATGGTCTGCCTGAGGTGCGACGGCGTGGGTGTTCTCGGGCGCCATGGTCTGGTTTTCCAGCATGAATTCCATCCTGAGTTCTGGTCAACTGTCAATGAAGGGACTTGAAAGCCTTATCCTGGCGTCCAATCAGCTTGAGCTGACGTTTTAACGAGGCCGTGGAGGTCTATTCAGCGTAGATGAACCGAGCGACGGCTGGATCAGTCACGTTGCTCTTGTTAATGACAGTAAAGCCAGTCCCAATCTTGGTTGGGATGGACTGCCCGGTCAGGTGAGCATAGGCGGAGATCACCCCGTAATAGCCGATTTCCGCAGGATGCTGGGCGATTGCAAAATCGATAAGGCCGGATTTCAGATTATCCACCACTGACCCTGGCGCATCGAAAGCCACAACCTTGATTGTACCGGATTGGCCAGCCTGCTGGACACCGTTCGCCGATCCAAGCCCGGAAAACAGATTGGCACCAAATACACCGGCCAAATCTGGATTGCGGGCGTAGACCGCCTGGAGCTGAGATGCGGCCTTGTTAGCGTCATTGTCATTGAACTGCGTTTCGAGAACCGTGATGCCGGGATGTTTGGCCATCTCGGATTTGAACCCTTGCTCTCGCTGGTCCGTTGTCGAAACTCCTGGCTTAACGTTGGAGACATAGACCTTGCCTTTGTCACCAATGGCCAACGCCAGAGAGCGCGCTGCAATTTCGCCGCCCAGAACATTGTCCGATGCGATATAGGACAACGGAAAGTCCCCGTCCCCTGCGCCTGTTTGATAGTCACCAGTCCCGATGAATGTATCGACCGTGATCAGCGGAATGCCCGCATCCGCAGCCTTTTTCAACGGCTGCACCAACTGTGTGGTATCGGTGGGTGCGATGAGAATGGCATCCGGCTTTTTCGCAATGACCGCATCAAGAACCGGAACCTGTGTAACAGGGTTGAAATCTGGAGCGCCTTGAAAAATAATCTGTGCGCCGATGGCAGCGGCCGCGGCTTCTGCGCCCTTATGCATCGTGATATAAAATGCATCGGTGGTCAGACCTGGAATCAGCGCAATTCTGAATTTTTTATTTTCGGCCTGAGCACGCGTAACCGTCAAAACAGCCGGTGCGGACAAGGCAATCGCGGTCGCAGATTGAAGAAAACGCCGACGTTCCATGTTTCTCTCCTCCCAAATCGAAACAGTCATCTCCCGTGAATTAAGCATTCAATTCACGACAGCATCATCACGCCGTTTTCAGTCTGCCGTCAAGAAATTTTTTTCAGAAACTTATTTCTTTTTCGCTTTCGTTTGTTTCTCCGCCCCCTGGGAAGGCGCATCTTGCTGGAGAAGATTGAGAATTGCGATGCAGGTATTGGCGTCGGTGACCAGGGAATTGATCATTCCGGAACGGACGGCGCCGATGATTCCAGCCGCTTTTTCAACGGTCGCGGCCACACCGATAGACAGTTTGGCCTTGCAAAGCTGCTGGCTGGATGCCGCAATCATTCGCTCTTCCCCATCCCAGGACAAAAGCTTGCCGTTGATATCGACATAGTGCCTGATGACGTCACCAACCGCGCCTCCAATGGCGCGCTCATTCACTGTTGCAGCACTCGCCTCAGGCGGATTGATGGCATGCGGCAGCCCTATGCCGACAATCGCGCAATCCAGGCGATCCCAAAGTTTCGTCGTTTCCTGCACAAATGCATCGGCAAGAAAGGCATCCTTCAATTCGGCGGAGGAAAGATAAGGCGCATGCAGAAAATGGGCGCTGCCACCCAACTGATCGGCAGCCTGGCGGACAAATTCGCTAATCTGGAAATGCGGCGCTGATTGCTGGAGACCACCGTTCAACGCAACGGCGATAATGCCAGGAATACGCGGCAAGCCAGCGGCAATAACCTCACGTATGGCACGACCCCAACCGATGCCGATGACCGACCCTGCGGCCAGGCCTTCTTCCTTGAGCAGATCGCCCAGCGGCTTTGCCAGCGCACCCAGAACACCTGTCGATGGGGTATCGATCACCGCCGCCCTCTTCAGGGACAGCGCTTCGATCAGTTCCTGGGTCAGACCGGCGGGCGAGACAAGGTCAAGCACCTCGATCTTGACGATCCCAAGCACCCTTGCCCGTTGAAGCAAACGGGAGACGGTCGCGGTCGAGATTCCAAGCTTGCGCGCGATCTCAACCTGAGACATGTCCGCTTCGTAATGCAGCTTTGCGACCATATGCAATGTCGCCCGGGACGCCGTATCCTGTGAAGTTTGCGGAAGCAGCTTGCAATTCCTTTCTGAAATGTGTTACACGAAGCGGGAAGGCTACACTGAAACGGCTCCGGACTCAATGCAATACGGTGCCCTTCCCTGTGACTTCCCAGGCCCTATGACGTCCAAGGCCCTGCGACTTTCAAGGCATCATCAAATCACCTGACGCAGGAGGGCTCGCGCATGGCTAAAGCTTTGCGCTGTCCGCTTTTGCCTGCAATTTCTTTCGGAGTGGACACATGACGGCAATGACAACGGCAGAAAGACGCGGATACCATCAAATTTGCAACGGTAGCGGATCCATGATGGTTATTGCATGCGACCAGCGCGGCGGCATGCGATCCATTCTTGCCGCGACACCCGAAGAACAGGCAAAGATCGGCAACGACATTCTTGGTGAAACCAAGGCCGATATCGCCCGCTATCTGGCCTCTCATGCCGGCTGCGTGCTCGTCGATCCGGTCTGTGCGGTGCCCGGGTTGATCGATAACGATATCCTTCCCAGGGATACGGCACTTCTAATCGGTATCGATGCCTCCGGATGGGACACGTCACCAGAAGGCTATCGCATTTCCAAGATGGTGGAAGGTGTCGATGCACGGCGCGTTCGCGCCCTTGGGGCCACCGGTGGCAAGATCATGGTCTACCTGCGGATGGATACCCCGGCAGCCAATGTTGCAAACCTTGAAACCCTGAAGAGGACCATAGAGGATTTCGCCCGCGAGGACTTTCTTCTGGTCGTTGAATTCCTGACCTACCAGCTTGAAGGCGAAAGCCGTGAAGACTATCAGGCCAAGATTCCGCAGCTTATCGTCGAAGGCTCACGCGCCTGCCTGGAACTGGGGTCCAAAGTTCTGAAAATTCCTTATCCCGGCTCTGAAAATGCCTGCGCCGAAGTCACGAAGGTTGCCGGTGAGGTCCCTTGGGCCGTTCTTTCGGCGGGTGTCGACCATGAAACCTTCCTTCTCCAGGTCGAGGCTGCCATGAAGAACGGGGCCTCCGGCGTCATCGCTGGCCGCTCCCTTTGGAAAGACTGCATCGACCTCGATCGAAATATCTCGAAAGAGAAGCTTTCGACAATTGCCGTGTCCCGATTGCATGATATTCAAGACATTATCGGGCGCTATCGCAACAAGCAGAGAGTTGCGGCGTAAGATCGGCGGATGTCATGTCTCTTCCATTGTTTTCTATCGGCATCGACGTCGGCGGAACCAACATGCGTGCGGCACAGATTTCGCCGAAAGGCGAAATCATCCGTAAGACGTCGGTTACAGGCAGCCGCGACCCCTCCAAGGCTGTCACTCTTATAAAGAGCCTGATCCACGAGATGGATGGGGAGCGCGCCACGGCGATTGGAATAGGAATACCCGGCCGTGTCGATGGCTGGACAGGAGAGATCATATCGGGTGGATTTCTGAATCTATCCGGCTGTGATCTCCAGTCTGAAATGTCAGCGACATCAGGTCGCCCGGTGACCGTTGCAAATGATTGCAGCATGGCCCTGATTGGCGAGGCCCGCGTGGGTGCTGCGCGGGGCATGAACAGTTCTGTCATGCTGACCATCGGAACCGGGATTGGCGGCGCCGTCATGGAAAATGGCCGGATCGTCAATGGCAGACGATGCGCTGGCCAATTGGGCCATCTTGTCGTCAATCTCCATGGCCAGCCATGTCCATGCGGCCAACGCGGCTGCATTGAAACAGAATCCTCAGGAACCGCCTTGCAACGTCATCTCCGCGAGGCAGGCTATGCACCTGAAACACGATTTGAAGCCATCCTGGCTTTTGCGGAATCAGGAGATAAGGTTGCATTGCAGGTGATGACAGCATGGGCCGCGCCCCTGAAGTCAGCCATCAACACGCTCTCCGCCGCCTTCGACCCGGACGTGGTTCTGCTGGGTGGAGGCATGGGCAGGGCAGCGTTAGCCGCCCTCAATTTTCTGCCTCGTAGCGAGACCTGGTATGAAGCGGATATCAGGGGAGCGCGCCTCGATGACGATGCCGGTGTCATCGGGTGCGGGCTGGCGGCCTTCGATCTCCTCAACGCCGATCATCCTGGCAAACCTGCCCATGGCAAGAGACTGGTCATGGTAAACGGCGTACCCGCCTCCGGCAAAAGCGCGATCTCCCATAAAATCGCCGGTGAAACCGGCTGGCAGGTGTTGAGCCTGGATAAGATCAAAAACCCTTTTCTGGAATTGATTGACGATGTCGACCGCCCCTTCAATCGCCTCCTGGGACGCGCGAGCTACAAGTCGATTTTCTCCATCATCCGCGATGCCGCTCCGGGAACCACCTTCATCGTCGATGCCTGGTTTGGATTTCAGCCAGCAGATGTTCTGAAAGAGCATATCGCGATGGCTGGCATCACGCAGATCGTTGAACTCTGGTGCCACGCCCCCGCAGAAACGATAGGCGAGCGCTATAGATCAAGGCTTGAAAACCGCCTTCCCGGACATCCCGGCGCATCCTATATCCCGGAACTTATCGAACTCGCGCAGCGTGCGGAACCCATCGGGCTTGCTCCGGTTCTGGATATCGACACGACACAACCAAAGGACGCCAAAGCCATCCTGGATTGGATGGTGAAGGCCTTTGAAAACTAAGGACGTCAAAAGCCTCTGGCTTAAGCGCCTTATAAACTCATTTATTGATACAATAAAAATTATGAATTACCATTTTTATCATAAATCAATAATTCATATTGATTGACTGAAGCTTTCGCCGTATTCTTCCCGCCGCAAAGAGATAGACCGCCTTCGTTTACCGCCATCCTATGCTGGCGGCATTGGCGTGGCGAAGGCGCGTAAAACCGGCAAGAGGAGGAGACGTCTTGCAACAGAATATTGGTCAGTCCGCATTCCAACCACAGGCCTATGAAGGATTTTCCGGGCAGTATATTGCCGGTCGCTGGGTGGAAGGCACCGAGGGAAACACCGCCATCGATCGTAATCCTTACGATGATACGGTTGTGGCGGAAATATCCCAGGCAAGCCTTGACGACCTTAATCGTGCCTTCGGTGCAGCCAAGGCTGCCCAAACCGAATGGGCGCGGGTATTGCCGAGCGAGCGTGCAGCGGTGTTTCTGAGAGCGGTCTCGATTCTTGACGCCCGCAAGGAAGAAATCATTAGCTGGATTATCCGTGAATCCGGCAGTACGCGCATCAAGGCTGGCATAGAATGGGGCGCGGTGCGCGCTGGCATGCTGGAAGCCTTCACCTTGCCCGCTGCCGCCCAGGGACATATCATTCCAGTCGACAAGCCAGGCAAGGAAGCCCGGGTCTACAAAAAGCCCGTCGGCGTCGTCGGCGTCATCAGCCCGTGGAATTTTCCGCTGCATCTGTCGAACCGCTCTGTAGCGCCGGCGCTTGCGCTTGGAAACGCCGTCGTTTTGAAACCGTCGAACGACACGCCGGTCACGGGCGGCCTTCTGTTGGCCAAGATCTATGAGGAAGCTGGCCTGCCAGCAGGCTTGCTCAATGTCGTGGTCGGTAGCTCGAGCGTCATCGGCGACGCTTTCTCGCGTCATCCGGTTCCTCGCGTCCTCACCTTTACCGGCTCCACACCCGTCGGACGCCATATCGCCCAGGTGGCGGGTGAATCCTCCCTGCTCAAGCGTGTAGGCCTTGAGCTAGGCGGGAATGCACCGTTGGTGGTTCTCGATGATGCCGATCTGGAGAAGGCTGTTGGAGCGGCCCTGATCGGTCGCTTCATGCATCAAGGCCAAATCTGCATGAGCACGAACCGCATCATCGTCGATGCCTCGATTTATGACAACTTCGTCGAGGCTTTTACTGCTGCGGTAAAGACAATCAAATTCGGAAACCCGAACGAGCCGGATACCTTGATCGGCCCGCTTTGCAACGACAGCCAGCTGCGCAGCGTGACCGCAAGCATTGCGCGGGCGCGCGACAGCGGCTTCCGCGAATGCGTATCCGGCCCCATTGAGGGACGGGTGGTGGCACCGCATGTGTTTGCCGATGTGACCAACGATTCCGACTTCGCCCGCAATGAGATCTTTGGCCCGGTCGCACCGATCATCCGCGCTCAAGATGAAGCACAGGCTTTGGCCTTCGCCAATGACACCGAATTTGGCCTTTCCAGCGCCGTCTTCACCCGTGACGAGGCCCGTGGATTGGCCTTTGCCCAGCAGATTGAAGCTGGAATGTCCCATATCAACGACATCACCATCCATGACTATCCGCATGTGATGTTTGGTGGAGAGAAAAACTCCGGTCTCGGACGCTTTAACGGCAAATGGGCCGTTGAGGAGTTCACCACGGATCATTTCATCTCGGTACAGCGATAAGACGATAATGAAAACCGCACCGCTGGAGACAGCGGTGCGGTTTTCGGATTTTAAAAAATGCGAGCAGAGAAAAACGACTACCCGCGATTTATCCTGAAATGATTGGCAGGAATTAGATCACGGTCCTTCGCAAATGGATGCTTGTCCGAGGATAGCCTCACCTACTTCGGCGCTATAGGCACGCAGCCCGTGATCATCGAGGCAGATGATCCGATAGCAGGGATTGCCGCCGGTCCAGAGCGGGTCGGGCGCATCGAGATCGGTGATGAAGCGGTGCGCGCAGGCCTGGCCGGAACTGTAGCTGATGCCTTCGGCGCTCGTGCCGGCAAGCGGCACGTGAATATGGCCGAACACAATATGACGGATCCCTGCGCTGTGGGCGCTGAGGTGGCGCATCAGCGCGCCATCGTCATGCAGACCGATCTTTTCGAAATGCCGGATACCGCAGTCCATCGGGGGATGATGGATGAAAACCGTGACGGGCAAATCGCCAGCGCTTTCCAAGGTAGCATCGAGCCATGCAAGGCGGTCGGCACCGTACATACCGCCGATGACGTCCGCTTCGTGACTGTCCAGGAACAGCAGCCGTCCGAATTCTGTATCCAAAAAGGACTGGACATAACCATTTCTATCGGATGGCTGCCCCGGAAAGGCAGCCTGGAATTCCGGCCTGCGATCATGGTTGCCCAGCATCAGGCGGATGTCGAACGGTATTGGCGCCAGAATATCGCGTAGAAGCGCGTAGGCTTCGGGGTCGCCGTAGTTACACAGATCACCGGTCATCACCAGAAGATCTGCATCGGCATGTTTTTTAACAATGTCGCCCACCGCCGCACGCAGCTGTTTTTCGGGATCGACTCCGTTCACCACCATGCCCGGCGGCATAAGATGGGTATCGGTGATCTGGATGATCTTCATTATCCGTCTTTCTGGAAAAGAGCTGCGGAGAACATTCCCCGCAGCCTTGCCGGTCTTCAAAGAGGACGATGCGCGAGCATCGTCAATGTCCTGAACGATTGGCCTATTTCAACAATGCGTTGGTCTGATCGACCATCTGCTTCAGGCCAACCTCTGGCGTCACTTCACCGCGCATGACCGTGCCGATAATGTCGCGCTGAGTGCGCCAGACGCGAACGGAATCGCCGCCTGGGTAACCGGCCCAAGGCAAGGACCGGTCTGCCTGGAGCGAGGCGGTCTTTACATTCGGATGCTCGGCATAATAAGGCGCAAGATAGTCGGCACCGGTGGCAAGCTTGTTGGTCGGCAGATAGCCGGTGATCCGCACGATGGTGTTCTGTGCCTCAGGCCCGGTGATCCATTTCAGATATTTCCAGGCGGCGTCCTGCTTGGCCTTGTCCTGCGTTAGGATGACAGCCGAGTTGCCGCCCGTCGGTACGCCACCTTTTTCCGGGTTGTCCAGCGGGAAGGTTGCCGTCTTCAACTTGAAACGGTCGCCCACCAGTCCCTCGATCGTCTGAACATGGGCCGGTGTCGAGAAGATGAAACCAGTGAGACCGGCACCAAATTGCTGACGGGACTGGTCCCAGTCGAGCAGGATCTGGCCGCCTTCGGTGACGAACTCACGAACCATTTTCAGAGCGTTAAGGCCAATCTCGTTGTCGAAGGCCACAGTCTTGGTCTTTTCGTTGACCAATGTGCCGCCCTGCTCGAGAACCAATGCCTGCCAAAGCCAGTCATCCGGCCAACCATTGATGTCATAGCCCATGCCGGAGATTTTCGGATCGAGCGCGTGGATCTTCTTGGCCAGCGCGATCAGTCCGGGAAAGGTTTTCGGCATATTGTCCGGATCGCCGCCAGCCTTCTTTACCAGATCAGCATTGATATAGATGATTGGCGAGGAGGCATTGACGGGCAGGCCGTATTGCTTGCCATCGATCTGGCCGAGGGCCGCCATTTTCGGGTTGTAATTTTTGTCGAGAAAGGCCTGGCCGCCTTCCGCCGCGATGAAGGGCGCCAGATCGGTGATCTGGTTGCGGGGCGCCAGTGTGTGAACGAGTTCGGCGGTCAGGTTGAAGCCCGAAAAATAGACATCGGGCAGATTGCCGGTCACGGCAGCGCGCAGGACCTGCTGCTGACCCTCGTTATAGCCTGGAGCGGGCGCCAGAAAATTGATCTTTACATTGGGATTGTTCTTCATGAACGCATCTGCCAGCGGCTGATGGAATTTCGTGAAGCCCGGCAGATTGTAAAGCACGTTGAGCGTGACTTCGTCGGCAGCCAGCACGGGCGTGGAAAGCCCGGCAGCAGCCAGGCCCAAAGCCAGACCGCTCACCACGGTGCGTCGGTTGATTTTCATTGTCGTCTCCGAAAAGGTTGGGAGGAGGAGCATGTGAACGACGTCACTTAACGCCGGTCATGGTGATACCCGCGATGAAGTGCCGCCGTGCCAGGAGGAAGCACAGCACCATCGGCGCGGTAATCAGTGTGGCGCCAGCCATCAGCGCACCGTAATTCGCGCCGGATTCGACATCCGCGAACAACAGCATGCCCAGAGGCGGCGGAGCCAGATTGGTGTCGGAAATCACGATCATCGGCCAATAGAGATCGTTCCAATGGGCAACCAGCGAAAAGACCGCAAACGCGGCAAGCGACGGCAACGAGCCGCGCAAGACCAGGCCCCAGCAGATTTCCATCTCGGAAAAACCATCCATCCGCGCCGCCTCGATGATTTCATCGGGGTAGCTGCGGAAAGACTGGTGAAACAGGAAGATCGCAAAAACCGACAGGAAGAAGGGCGCCATCATAGCGAAATAGGTGTTGAGGAGCTGTGCCTTCGCCAGTCCGACAAACAGCGGCAGAGCCAGCGCCTGGATCGGCACGCAGAGTGCGGCAATCACCAGCGTCAACAACAGTTTTCGCCCCGGAAAGCGAAGTTTAGCCAAAGCATAGGCTGCGGGAACTGCGGTCACGACCTGGACGAACAGGATGCCAAAACAGACGATGACGCCATTCAGCATGAAGCGGGCCATCGGCACCTGGCCGGCGGCCCTTGCGTAGTTTTCCACGCCCTCGAATTTTTCCGGGATCGGCCAGAGGGAAACATTGAATATTTCCGATGGCGAACGGATTGAGGTCAAAACCATCCAGTAGAACGGCAAGAGCATGACGAAAGCGCCAGCGGCCAGGACAACATGCGGAAGATAGGTACGAAACCGGATCATCAATAATGTACCTTCCGGTCCATATGCAGAGTCTGGCCAATCGACAGGATCAGGACGATGGCCAGAAAGAGCAGTGTCAAAGCTGCGGCGTAGCCGGTATTTGAATACTCGAACCCTTCGAGATAGAGATCGAATAGCAGGGTTTCCGAGCCGGACCGGCCCTTGGTCAGTACCGCCACCGTCTCGAAAACCTTGAAAGCCGAGATCGATGTTGTGACGACCACGAACAGGGTGGTCGGTCCCAGCATTGGCCAGGTGACGGTGAAAAACCGGTCGATGGAATTTTTGGCGCCATCCAACCGCACCGCCTCATGTAGATCTTTAGGAATGGCCGTCAGCCCGGCAAGAAACAGCACCATGTTGAAACCGAGAACCTGCCAGACACCAATCCACGCCATGGTTGGAATGAGCAGCATCGGATTGGACAGGAAGGCGACGGGCTCGAATCCCAGCCATTTGATTGCCGCATTCACCGGCCCGAGTGAGGGGTGCAGCAGGAATTGCCAGACGGTTGCCATCGCCACAAGCGTAGCGGTGACCGGAAGGAAATAGGCGACTTCCCAAAAGGCCCGGCTGCGCTTGCGATTATGCACCAACAGCGCCACGCCAAGCGCCAGGAAAACGCCGAGAGGAATGACGATCACGGCATAGATCGCCGTATTGATCACTGCCCGAATGAAGACGGGATCGTGAAACGCCTTAATGAAATTGCCGAGCCCGACAAAGTGAATGGTGAGAGCACCGAGTTGGTAATCCGTCACCGAGAAAGCGGCCAGCACAAGCATTGGAACGATATAGATGGCCAGCAGCAGCAAAACGGCCGGGGCCGCAAACAACAGACCACGGCGAGCCATCCGGCGCTCTGCTGTTTGCCGGCTCGCACGAGGCTTAGCCGTAAGCACCATTGAGGGCGAGCCAGCAGTCATGCCGCCACCCGTTCACGAACAGAAACGGCGCAGCGCGTGCCATCTGCGCCAAACAGATGAGCACGCTCAGGTGCAAAGCCAATGGTCATCAGACCATGTGCATCAGCACCAATAGCCTCTCTCGCGCCTTGCCGCATGGTCACCACGACCGTTTCATCATCAACAAGACGGCAGGTTACGAACCGGTCGGCGCCATGGGTCTCGCTGCGCTGGACGCGCACGGCAAAGCCGTTTCCGCTTGCACGCAGATCTTGGGCCCTAAGATCTTGGACGCGCAGGTCTTCTGCCCGAAGGCCAAGCGTTGCCGGTCCGCCATCCTGCTCTGATGCCCGAAGCTCGAGGTCTTTTCCGAAAGCGGTAACCTGTCCCTGCATGCCGATCATGACAGGCAGAAGGTTGATCGAGGGGGTGCCGATGAAGCGCG
This region includes:
- a CDS encoding ROK family protein codes for the protein MSLPLFSIGIDVGGTNMRAAQISPKGEIIRKTSVTGSRDPSKAVTLIKSLIHEMDGERATAIGIGIPGRVDGWTGEIISGGFLNLSGCDLQSEMSATSGRPVTVANDCSMALIGEARVGAARGMNSSVMLTIGTGIGGAVMENGRIVNGRRCAGQLGHLVVNLHGQPCPCGQRGCIETESSGTALQRHLREAGYAPETRFEAILAFAESGDKVALQVMTAWAAPLKSAINTLSAAFDPDVVLLGGGMGRAALAALNFLPRSETWYEADIRGARLDDDAGVIGCGLAAFDLLNADHPGKPAHGKRLVMVNGVPASGKSAISHKIAGETGWQVLSLDKIKNPFLELIDDVDRPFNRLLGRASYKSIFSIIRDAAPGTTFIVDAWFGFQPADVLKEHIAMAGITQIVELWCHAPAETIGERYRSRLENRLPGHPGASYIPELIELAQRAEPIGLAPVLDIDTTQPKDAKAILDWMVKAFEN
- a CDS encoding aldehyde dehydrogenase family protein, encoding MQQNIGQSAFQPQAYEGFSGQYIAGRWVEGTEGNTAIDRNPYDDTVVAEISQASLDDLNRAFGAAKAAQTEWARVLPSERAAVFLRAVSILDARKEEIISWIIRESGSTRIKAGIEWGAVRAGMLEAFTLPAAAQGHIIPVDKPGKEARVYKKPVGVVGVISPWNFPLHLSNRSVAPALALGNAVVLKPSNDTPVTGGLLLAKIYEEAGLPAGLLNVVVGSSSVIGDAFSRHPVPRVLTFTGSTPVGRHIAQVAGESSLLKRVGLELGGNAPLVVLDDADLEKAVGAALIGRFMHQGQICMSTNRIIVDASIYDNFVEAFTAAVKTIKFGNPNEPDTLIGPLCNDSQLRSVTASIARARDSGFRECVSGPIEGRVVAPHVFADVTNDSDFARNEIFGPVAPIIRAQDEAQALAFANDTEFGLSSAVFTRDEARGLAFAQQIEAGMSHINDITIHDYPHVMFGGEKNSGLGRFNGKWAVEEFTTDHFISVQR
- a CDS encoding phosphodiesterase; the encoded protein is MKIIQITDTHLMPPGMVVNGVDPEKQLRAAVGDIVKKHADADLLVMTGDLCNYGDPEAYALLRDILAPIPFDIRLMLGNHDRRPEFQAAFPGQPSDRNGYVQSFLDTEFGRLLFLDSHEADVIGGMYGADRLAWLDATLESAGDLPVTVFIHHPPMDCGIRHFEKIGLHDDGALMRHLSAHSAGIRHIVFGHIHVPLAGTSAEGISYSSGQACAHRFITDLDAPDPLWTGGNPCYRIICLDDHGLRAYSAEVGEAILGQASICEGP
- a CDS encoding ABC transporter substrate-binding protein, with product MKINRRTVVSGLALGLAAAGLSTPVLAADEVTLNVLYNLPGFTKFHQPLADAFMKNNPNVKINFLAPAPGYNEGQQQVLRAAVTGNLPDVYFSGFNLTAELVHTLAPRNQITDLAPFIAAEGGQAFLDKNYNPKMAALGQIDGKQYGLPVNASSPIIYINADLVKKAGGDPDNMPKTFPGLIALAKKIHALDPKISGMGYDINGWPDDWLWQALVLEQGGTLVNEKTKTVAFDNEIGLNALKMVREFVTEGGQILLDWDQSRQQFGAGLTGFIFSTPAHVQTIEGLVGDRFKLKTATFPLDNPEKGGVPTGGNSAVILTQDKAKQDAAWKYLKWITGPEAQNTIVRITGYLPTNKLATGADYLAPYYAEHPNVKTASLQADRSLPWAGYPGGDSVRVWRTQRDIIGTVMRGEVTPEVGLKQMVDQTNALLK
- a CDS encoding carbohydrate ABC transporter permease, whose amino-acid sequence is MIRFRTYLPHVVLAAGAFVMLLPFYWMVLTSIRSPSEIFNVSLWPIPEKFEGVENYARAAGQVPMARFMLNGVIVCFGILFVQVVTAVPAAYALAKLRFPGRKLLLTLVIAALCVPIQALALPLFVGLAKAQLLNTYFAMMAPFFLSVFAIFLFHQSFRSYPDEIIEAARMDGFSEMEICWGLVLRGSLPSLAAFAVFSLVAHWNDLYWPMIVISDTNLAPPPLGMLLFADVESGANYGALMAGATLITAPMVLCFLLARRHFIAGITMTGVK